CATCTTCCGATCGCTGTTACCCCCAAATTTTTTTTATTTCCTTTTCTAACGGGGGAAAAATCTGGTGATAAACGCGCACGCTTCGCTTCTTCAGATCGGTCCTGCACTCTTCGTCCCAGTGTAAATATTTAATTTATATTATACAGAAAACAAATAAGCCGAAAGGTCTTTTGACCCTCCGGCTTCTATCACTTTCATTTAATAAAAGTAAATGAGTTCACTGCTTTTTCCAAGGCTGCCGCCTGAACTTCTGTCTTGTTGGCATCATTCAGCCCACTTGTGATCGTATAGGTTGTTCCGTCCTTTTCAAACACGATCTGACGACCCGCATATGGCACACCTTTGTCCAGTTCATGATACGTAAAGGAAAATGCAGGCACACCCGCAAACGTCAGCTCTTCACTGCCAAGCAACTTGAAGTTCTTACGGGTTTTGGTGGCTTCGGCATAGGCTTCTCTCAATTGGCTGACCGTCATCTCGATCGACTTGTCTTCGCTCGCCGCAATGGAGAATTCTCCGCCAGTAAAGGTGTACACCACAGGTGAATATTCGAATCGATCACTATACGGCGTCCAGTAACGCGGAATATCTACACTGTATTTATAACGTTTGGACGTACGTGTAAGTGTCTTCGTTTTGTCTGTCAAATAAGGATCTTCATCCAGCTGACCGAAATTATCGGCAACCGTATCAAAATCAATCTCCACACTCTTCATAATCCGTTCAAACCATGCCCGATCTGCACTTTGCTCCTCAGGGAACGTATACTCTGCATAATACCGATACCCATTCTTCTGCAAAAGAACATCGAACTCGGTCTGCCAGCCCCCGCCAAAGTTATAACGGAATTCATTCACCTCGGCAGTTTCTCCCGAGATATCCATCGTATATGAACCAATTGGCTCGTAACTCTCTGGTGTAAATGTCTCGCGCATCCACTTATCCAGTTGGCCGCTCCAGTCTTTTACCGTTGTACCTGCTTTCGCCGAAGTGACACGCCATTGCAGATACGCACCATCCTTGGCTTCATAGGTCATCTGATTGTTATCCATCGACCAGCCGGCTGGAATCTTCAATTCAATACCATAGTCATCGTTCCACGCGGAGCGCATGCCATTATCTACGGTGGATAGATCCTTAATCGTTCGATCCGACTCTGCATAGGTTGGCTGGAATGAATTGAGTAGCGCTGCACGTTTGCCCAGATCTTTATAATTCAGGGCTTCGTAATCCGCGAGGTACACATCATATTGACGACCTTCACTCAGATACTGACGCATCTCCCATAACATGCCGTCTACATCTTTCACGATAATCCGTGCATAAGGCGTTTTGCCTTTCGACACCGCTTCACGATCCAGCACTGTATCTCCCGATTGTTTGGCCTCCTGGACAAGTTGCTGCAACAAATCATCCGCATCCAGAGCCACATCCTGATCGCTAACATACACTTCAAGATAATAA
This Paenibacillus xylanexedens DNA region includes the following protein-coding sequences:
- a CDS encoding stalk domain-containing protein, producing the protein MKKSWIRVLSTGVLTGMLTIGAALPVWASDLTTSELRVKAGSTSAYINGDKQAIAKPYKFKGVTMVPVGVFKKAFGSEIRLEKNDVVKIKEGPHTVTLTIGSSIAWVDGVKHEMGAAPKMVNGVLMVPLRPVAAGIGATLAPTSSGEMVIRLLQTDDSVNDEDGLHPDEGKTRIGNSFYGWSINYPADLIVFQTGEQERMMTFGAADNSYYLEVYVSDQDVALDADDLLQQLVQEAKQSGDTVLDREAVSKGKTPYARIIVKDVDGMLWEMRQYLSEGRQYDVYLADYEALNYKDLGKRAALLNSFQPTYAESDRTIKDLSTVDNGMRSAWNDDYGIELKIPAGWSMDNNQMTYEAKDGAYLQWRVTSAKAGTTVKDWSGQLDKWMRETFTPESYEPIGSYTMDISGETAEVNEFRYNFGGGWQTEFDVLLQKNGYRYYAEYTFPEEQSADRAWFERIMKSVEIDFDTVADNFGQLDEDPYLTDKTKTLTRTSKRYKYSVDIPRYWTPYSDRFEYSPVVYTFTGGEFSIAASEDKSIEMTVSQLREAYAEATKTRKNFKLLGSEELTFAGVPAFSFTYHELDKGVPYAGRQIVFEKDGTTYTITSGLNDANKTEVQAAALEKAVNSFTFIK